Proteins from one Chitinophaga oryzae genomic window:
- a CDS encoding ribonuclease Z: MFAVTILGNNSAIPTLDRHPTAQIVTCDEQLLLVDCGEGTQLRIAQYRIKRSKIRYIFISHLHGDHYFGLIGLLNTLSLMGRTEPLSVYAPPELEPIIQLQLDCSGTQLHYELSFVPLQAGYSGIILEDKDLTVRCFPTQHRISCFGFSFTMQKKKRKLIPEQARAYEIPASYYGKLQEGADYVRKDGTIVKNDWVTLPPAKGKRYVYCADTIYDTGLLPELQDADLVYHETTYLHDLETRAAERYHSTSVQAASLAAAAAAKRLLIGHFSSKYTDLQPFLEETRPVFAATDIAEEGVTYYV, encoded by the coding sequence ATGTTTGCAGTAACAATTTTAGGTAATAACTCAGCGATCCCCACGCTGGACAGACACCCCACCGCACAGATCGTTACCTGTGATGAGCAGCTGCTGCTGGTCGACTGTGGCGAAGGCACACAGCTCCGCATCGCCCAATACCGCATCAAACGCAGTAAAATCAGGTATATTTTTATCAGCCACCTGCATGGCGACCATTATTTCGGGCTGATTGGCCTGTTGAACACCCTCAGCCTGATGGGGCGGACAGAGCCCCTCAGCGTATATGCGCCGCCGGAACTGGAGCCCATTATCCAGCTGCAGCTGGACTGCTCCGGCACCCAGCTGCATTATGAGCTGTCTTTTGTGCCGCTGCAAGCGGGATACAGCGGTATCATCCTGGAAGACAAGGACCTCACCGTACGTTGTTTTCCCACGCAGCACCGCATTTCCTGTTTCGGTTTCTCCTTTACCATGCAGAAAAAGAAGCGGAAACTGATCCCCGAACAGGCCCGGGCCTACGAAATTCCCGCCTCCTACTATGGTAAACTGCAGGAAGGCGCCGATTACGTGCGAAAAGACGGCACTATCGTCAAAAACGACTGGGTGACCCTCCCTCCTGCCAAAGGCAAGCGGTATGTGTACTGTGCCGATACGATTTATGACACCGGCCTGCTTCCCGAGTTACAGGACGCTGACCTGGTATATCATGAAACCACCTATCTGCATGACCTGGAGACCCGGGCAGCAGAGCGTTACCACAGCACCTCGGTGCAGGCGGCGTCCCTGGCTGCCGCAGCCGCCGCCAAGCGGTTGCTGATCGGGCATTTTTCATCGAAATACACGGATTTACAACCTTTCCTCGAAGAGACGAGGCCGGTGTTTGCGGCCACGGACATCGCGGAAGAGGGCGTAACCTACTACGTTTAG
- a CDS encoding STAS domain-containing protein: MKFKIDTKEKIVVFCPEEPALDANLSADLISTIGSLPELETRNLILDLTLIEKNDPEGVQAILTVYQNIYDKGRSCAITGVNNALTKELKAAGGDMLNIAPTMAEAIDLVMMEELERELLNGLD, encoded by the coding sequence ATGAAATTCAAAATTGATACCAAAGAAAAAATTGTTGTTTTTTGTCCTGAAGAACCTGCTTTGGATGCTAATTTGTCAGCCGATCTGATTTCCACCATCGGCTCCCTGCCGGAGCTGGAAACCCGCAATCTCATACTGGACCTGACATTGATCGAAAAAAACGACCCTGAGGGCGTTCAAGCCATTTTAACAGTATATCAAAATATCTATGACAAAGGCCGTTCCTGCGCGATCACCGGCGTTAACAACGCATTAACAAAGGAACTGAAGGCTGCGGGCGGCGACATGCTCAACATCGCCCCTACAATGGCCGAAGCCATAGACCTGGTGATGATGGAAGAACTGGAGAGAGAGCTCCTGAACGGACTGGATTGA
- a CDS encoding leucine-rich repeat domain-containing protein, protein MLYKFLLGCVLLLLGLSCAEAQVIHFPDPNFKEALLRKKIDTNNDGEIQVTEAQKVTKLYLEETAFSSMEGLKSFSHLEEFGTYKNRIRQVDLQGMLSLKRLYLVGSDIESLNIKGCSNLEHLSLTGNRLTGIDISEFRKLTMLSLNYNQLTKIEINNYPELKELNLSDNNITDFKISGCPKLESLLLRKNRIAGSLNLTEFPQLVAFSADNNPLSAVNIRGLRKLESFSCLYCNITTLNLSGAESLADLIW, encoded by the coding sequence ATGTTATATAAATTCTTGTTGGGCTGCGTCTTGCTATTGCTCGGCCTTTCCTGCGCGGAAGCCCAGGTCATACATTTCCCCGATCCCAATTTCAAGGAAGCGCTTCTCAGAAAGAAAATAGACACCAACAACGACGGGGAGATACAGGTAACGGAAGCGCAGAAGGTTACCAAATTGTACCTGGAGGAAACCGCCTTTTCTTCTATGGAAGGCTTGAAAAGCTTCAGCCACCTGGAGGAATTCGGCACCTATAAAAACAGGATCAGGCAGGTGGACCTGCAGGGGATGCTGAGCCTTAAACGCCTGTATCTTGTGGGTAGCGATATCGAAAGCCTGAACATTAAAGGCTGTTCGAATCTTGAACATTTGTCCCTCACGGGAAACAGGCTTACCGGTATCGATATTTCCGAGTTCAGAAAACTGACCATGTTAAGCCTCAATTACAACCAGCTTACCAAAATAGAGATCAATAACTATCCGGAACTAAAAGAACTCAATCTCTCAGACAACAATATTACCGATTTTAAGATCAGCGGTTGTCCGAAACTGGAATCGCTGCTTCTCAGGAAAAACAGGATAGCGGGAAGCTTAAATCTCACGGAATTTCCGCAGCTGGTTGCTTTCTCCGCGGATAACAACCCGCTTTCTGCCGTAAACATCCGCGGGCTCAGGAAGCTGGAATCTTTCTCCTGCCTGTATTGCAACATCACCACGCTGAACCTGAGCGGCGCCGAAAGCCTGGCAGACCTGATATGGTGA
- a CDS encoding TonB-dependent receptor, translating to MKKNRTGHLRRMLPGKTLRTILLGCLLLFNAMASGQDARKMISVQFRNTPLREACTNLERQTGFSFSYSENALSAYGKNVTLSLSDAALTTVLTRIFDKSPVTYTIKGKLIFLVPDPAYRAASDPAKKGPGRVTGKVIDEANGDPLPDVTIRIGDKGTTTAKDGSFNIPLPKGTYQAEVSSIGYLAKLVTDIEIKDDQTFEVSITLKREKKTLAGVVVTSSVKRESVNALYTRQKNEAGISNGISREQIAALPDKNVGETLKRISGISTNDNRRVVVRGIAERYNLAMMDGAILPSTDVQVRDFEFDIIPSNLIDNVIVSKTSTPDMSFGFGGGLIQVNTFAIPHQNFITIGVGSKYTSGSTGKEFLGYGRGSKDYLGFDDGIREHFPDELITFNNQNYNPKNPNAAPSPGVTMITPAMIAEQNKRIGGLERMGTRVYRAAPGQSYQFSLGRNYQLKNHRLGFVGSVSYRNEQSIDDIPHFERGDWEKIGTPRYNAETGEEIDPTSAKQYNFNTTWGALLNMGWSTQNHKLTFRNFYSRVFNNQFSRIVGWGNEIGFEQHPAVREYDRPKFIDLLQNRLNGEHTFGAFKFDWSLSRNKLTNLEKDAVEAWLAPTTTLNSTTYNVVPSGVTNPGNGTFNRAQYRYDETNKIAEAALSYQFKLLGQKQTAKGGYQFMERRGAYDWMVLPIGTVETIGNVYPFVPVQEWNKYLEFNNPLRDLMYYPASFSRNSYEGKNTNQAVYGMLDNRFTSWLRLVWGIRAEYYQYERLKNGSNDLAITTMMEQGERIKYVDPETGKIVSPFADPTSEEKKWRYLPSASLTVTPLRDFNIRAAYAQSVVRPALIENSRMIRYDPAIGAYRRNEGVLSTLIDHYDFRLEWYPQPGEVLSAGFFYKYFDKPVELYRIQPDASGRVYVVTQNSEWAKVTGWEFDVRKRLGFINPGIKWLNNIFLSGNLTLQSSEVQASTFLGKSMTEDKYGKQYEYRTKVLQKEKRPLYGQVPVLYNIGLQYAGNRLGANVAFNHMGYKTFTAGMTPNIVEYERPRDQLDAQLSYAFLKDKKLTVRLNVSNITNTPYRFYINSLDTYKYQDKWNGLSLSEIPVTEWSDIYEWKPGFSRKYEEGQYETSADGKTKTRIGDKETFIRKVGTSFSLSVSYSF from the coding sequence ATGAAAAAAAACCGAACGGGGCATTTGAGACGAATGCTGCCCGGAAAAACGTTGCGTACCATTTTACTTGGATGCCTGCTGCTATTCAACGCTATGGCCTCCGGACAGGATGCCCGTAAAATGATATCCGTACAATTCAGGAACACCCCGTTACGGGAGGCATGTACCAATCTTGAACGACAAACAGGTTTTAGCTTTTCCTATTCTGAAAATGCACTGTCTGCCTATGGCAAAAATGTTACACTCTCTTTATCAGATGCGGCATTAACGACCGTGCTGACCAGGATCTTCGATAAAAGTCCCGTTACCTATACCATCAAAGGCAAACTGATTTTCCTGGTCCCGGACCCTGCTTACAGAGCAGCGTCCGACCCAGCTAAAAAAGGCCCGGGGCGTGTCACCGGGAAAGTCATCGACGAAGCCAACGGCGACCCGCTGCCCGACGTGACCATCCGCATTGGCGACAAAGGCACTACTACCGCGAAAGACGGTTCTTTCAACATTCCGCTGCCGAAAGGCACCTACCAGGCGGAAGTATCTTCTATCGGCTATCTTGCCAAACTGGTCACAGACATTGAAATAAAGGACGATCAGACTTTCGAGGTAAGCATCACCCTGAAAAGAGAGAAAAAAACACTGGCAGGCGTAGTGGTCACATCCTCCGTAAAAAGAGAAAGCGTAAATGCGCTCTATACCCGTCAGAAAAATGAAGCAGGCATCTCCAACGGCATCAGCAGGGAACAGATTGCCGCACTGCCTGACAAAAACGTGGGCGAAACCTTAAAAAGAATTTCCGGTATCAGCACCAACGACAACCGTCGTGTAGTCGTACGCGGTATCGCAGAGCGCTACAACCTCGCCATGATGGACGGCGCCATCTTACCCAGTACAGATGTGCAGGTGCGCGACTTCGAATTCGACATCATCCCCAGCAACCTGATCGACAACGTGATTGTTTCCAAAACCTCTACCCCCGACATGAGCTTTGGCTTTGGCGGCGGCCTGATACAGGTAAATACCTTCGCTATTCCCCATCAGAACTTTATCACCATCGGCGTTGGCAGCAAATATACTTCCGGCAGCACCGGCAAGGAATTTTTGGGCTATGGCCGCGGCAGCAAGGATTACCTGGGCTTCGACGACGGTATCCGCGAACATTTTCCCGATGAGCTGATAACGTTTAACAATCAAAACTATAACCCTAAAAACCCCAACGCCGCTCCCTCTCCGGGCGTTACCATGATAACACCCGCGATGATCGCCGAACAAAATAAAAGAATAGGCGGGCTGGAGAGAATGGGCACCAGGGTTTACCGCGCCGCCCCCGGCCAGAGTTACCAGTTTAGCCTCGGACGTAATTACCAGCTGAAGAACCATCGCCTGGGCTTTGTAGGATCTGTCAGCTATCGTAATGAACAGTCAATCGACGACATCCCTCATTTTGAACGGGGCGACTGGGAAAAAATAGGCACACCGCGCTATAACGCAGAAACAGGGGAAGAAATAGACCCTACTTCCGCCAAACAATATAACTTCAATACTACATGGGGCGCACTGCTTAATATGGGCTGGAGCACCCAAAACCATAAACTCACCTTCCGTAATTTTTATTCCCGTGTGTTTAACAACCAGTTTTCACGCATCGTAGGCTGGGGCAACGAAATTGGTTTTGAACAGCATCCCGCCGTCAGGGAATATGACCGCCCCAAATTTATCGACCTGCTGCAAAACCGCCTCAACGGAGAACACACCTTCGGCGCTTTTAAGTTCGACTGGAGCCTCTCCCGCAACAAACTGACCAACCTGGAAAAAGACGCCGTGGAAGCCTGGCTGGCTCCAACCACTACGCTCAACAGCACCACCTATAACGTAGTGCCCAGCGGCGTTACCAACCCGGGCAACGGTACCTTCAACAGAGCACAGTACCGGTATGATGAAACCAATAAAATAGCAGAAGCAGCACTCAGCTATCAGTTCAAATTACTCGGACAAAAACAAACAGCCAAAGGCGGTTACCAGTTTATGGAACGCCGCGGCGCATACGACTGGATGGTGCTGCCCATTGGTACCGTGGAAACAATCGGTAACGTTTATCCTTTTGTGCCGGTACAGGAATGGAACAAATACCTGGAATTCAACAACCCGCTGAGAGACCTTATGTACTATCCCGCCTCTTTCTCCCGGAACAGCTACGAAGGGAAAAATACCAATCAGGCGGTTTATGGCATGCTGGACAACCGCTTTACCAGCTGGCTTCGCCTGGTATGGGGTATCAGGGCGGAATACTATCAGTATGAAAGGCTGAAAAACGGCTCCAACGATCTTGCTATCACCACCATGATGGAACAGGGAGAAAGGATCAAATACGTTGATCCGGAAACGGGGAAGATAGTATCCCCTTTTGCAGATCCTACCTCAGAAGAAAAAAAATGGCGTTATCTGCCCTCCGCCAGCCTTACCGTTACCCCGCTGAGAGATTTCAACATCAGAGCCGCCTATGCACAGTCTGTGGTGAGGCCCGCGCTGATTGAAAACTCCCGCATGATCCGTTACGACCCTGCCATCGGCGCGTACCGCCGCAATGAAGGCGTATTGTCCACACTTATCGATCACTATGATTTCCGCCTGGAATGGTATCCCCAACCAGGTGAAGTGCTCTCCGCAGGATTCTTCTATAAATATTTCGACAAACCGGTAGAGTTGTACCGTATACAACCAGATGCAAGCGGAAGGGTATATGTGGTCACCCAAAACTCAGAATGGGCAAAGGTTACCGGCTGGGAGTTTGATGTGCGCAAGCGTCTCGGATTCATCAACCCCGGTATAAAATGGCTGAATAATATCTTCCTGAGCGGCAACCTCACCCTGCAAAGCTCGGAAGTACAGGCCAGCACCTTCCTGGGAAAAAGCATGACGGAAGACAAATACGGCAAACAATACGAATACCGCACCAAAGTACTGCAAAAAGAAAAAAGACCTTTATACGGACAGGTGCCCGTGCTTTACAATATCGGGCTGCAATATGCAGGTAATCGTTTAGGCGCCAACGTTGCCTTCAACCACATGGGTTACAAGACCTTCACTGCCGGCATGACACCCAATATTGTTGAGTATGAACGTCCCCGCGACCAGCTGGACGCACAGTTGAGCTACGCTTTCCTGAAAGATAAAAAGCTAACGGTAAGGCTGAATGTCAGCAACATCACCAATACTCCTTACCGCTTCTATATCAACAGCCTCGACACCTACAAATACCAGGATAAATGGAACGGCCTTTCCCTGTCTGAAATTCCGGTCACCGAATGGAGCGACATCTATGAATGGAAACCAGGCTTTTCCCGGAAATACGAAGAAGGACAATATGAAACATCCGCAGACGGAAAAACAAAAACCCGTATCGGAGACAAAGAGACTTTTATCCGTAAAGTAGGTACTTCTTTCAGCCTGTCCGTTTCCTATTCTTTCTAA
- a CDS encoding AraC family transcriptional regulator — MNQPLLFFSTGYFIYIGRAVDTVVHEHHALQIAISFEDEIEIVSPGSMIKHRAVIIGSDEPHECRTYNNTFLLINIDPECTIGAGLKKICLSGKKIAALPDAIVEELLEKIKPLLSDITAADSIFNNMLRFLRELSHTGGHKDMDDRIARVLEMLKQPGEAPFKIKDLAAIAYLSPSRLIHLFTTQVGIPVRKYILWARLLKALQYIIDARDLTDAALEAGFSDAPHFNRTFKRMFGIAPSYLLKNSQFIQAFVK; from the coding sequence ATGAACCAGCCCCTGTTATTTTTTTCCACCGGATACTTTATTTACATAGGCCGTGCTGTCGATACCGTTGTTCATGAACACCATGCGCTTCAGATTGCCATCAGTTTTGAAGACGAAATAGAAATCGTCTCACCGGGCTCAATGATCAAACACAGGGCTGTTATCATCGGCTCCGACGAACCACACGAATGCAGGACTTACAACAATACCTTTTTGCTGATCAACATCGATCCGGAATGTACCATAGGAGCCGGTCTTAAAAAGATCTGCCTGTCCGGCAAAAAAATAGCAGCCTTGCCTGATGCCATCGTGGAAGAATTGCTGGAAAAGATAAAACCACTGCTATCCGACATTACAGCCGCCGACAGCATTTTTAACAATATGCTCCGGTTTCTCCGGGAACTTTCGCATACGGGAGGACATAAAGATATGGACGACCGGATCGCCAGGGTCCTGGAAATGCTTAAACAGCCGGGAGAAGCACCATTCAAGATCAAGGATTTAGCCGCTATCGCCTATCTTTCTCCCAGCCGGCTTATCCACCTGTTCACCACACAGGTCGGTATTCCTGTAAGGAAATATATCCTATGGGCCAGGCTTCTGAAAGCACTGCAATATATCATTGATGCCAGGGACCTCACAGATGCCGCTCTCGAAGCGGGCTTCTCCGACGCCCCGCACTTTAACCGGACGTTCAAACGGATGTTCGGGATAGCACCTTCTTATTTATTGAAGAATAGCCAATTCATTCAAGCCTTCGTAAAGTAA
- a CDS encoding RNA polymerase sigma-70 factor → MPHEDISGPVERWLQGDDTAFEAVFHYYRQRLLRYTFRYLKNETDAEDLTTEILVKVWQCRQSVTNPATFENYLFTIARNRVIKSWQRKVDSLLSFEPGNEPAVPAETNDPVLYGELVRHYQESLAGLPEQRRRIFLLHREQNLTYKEIARQLNISPKTVENQISATLKQLRTRLAQHLASLVL, encoded by the coding sequence ATGCCTCATGAGGACATTTCAGGCCCGGTAGAACGTTGGCTGCAGGGAGATGATACCGCTTTCGAAGCGGTATTCCACTATTACCGGCAAAGACTGCTGCGTTACACTTTCCGTTACCTCAAAAATGAGACGGACGCAGAAGACCTCACCACGGAAATACTGGTCAAAGTCTGGCAATGCAGGCAGTCCGTCACCAATCCCGCCACTTTCGAGAACTATTTATTCACCATCGCCCGCAACCGGGTGATTAAATCCTGGCAGAGAAAAGTAGACAGCCTCTTGTCTTTTGAACCGGGCAACGAGCCCGCTGTTCCTGCTGAAACGAACGATCCCGTATTATATGGTGAACTGGTACGTCATTACCAGGAAAGCCTCGCCGGCCTTCCCGAACAGCGCCGCCGGATATTCCTGCTGCACCGGGAACAAAACCTCACTTACAAGGAAATCGCCCGGCAGTTAAATATCTCCCCCAAAACAGTAGAGAACCAGATCTCCGCCACACTCAAACAGCTACGCACCCGGCTCGCCCAACATCTGGCCTCCCTGGTCCTGTAA
- the dapA gene encoding 4-hydroxy-tetrahydrodipicolinate synthase, with protein MEQLKGTGVALVTPFKADESIDWNALENLINYVIDGGVNYVVTLGTTGETPTLSADEKLDLMKFTFEKVSKRVPVVVGIGDYNTRDVVKRLEKCPLDEAAAVLSVAPYYSKPTQEGIYQHYKTIAAASPKPIILYNVPGRTGRNMTADTTLRLAHDVENIVAMKEASGDMAQCMQIIQGKPKDFLVISGDDALALPQLACGMDGVISVAANYFAKDFSALVKTALENNYPAARTLHYKMMQGFELMFSENNPSGIKAFLAHAGIIGNYFRLPVLPATDALYRQIGEYLKQY; from the coding sequence ATGGAACAGTTAAAAGGCACCGGGGTGGCTTTGGTAACACCCTTTAAAGCAGATGAAAGCATAGATTGGAATGCTTTGGAAAACCTGATCAATTATGTAATTGATGGCGGCGTAAACTACGTGGTGACTTTAGGTACCACCGGCGAAACGCCCACGCTTTCTGCAGACGAGAAGCTGGATTTGATGAAATTCACTTTCGAAAAGGTGTCGAAGCGGGTGCCGGTAGTGGTCGGCATCGGCGATTATAATACCCGTGATGTGGTTAAAAGACTGGAAAAATGCCCGCTGGACGAAGCTGCTGCTGTCCTTAGCGTGGCGCCGTACTACAGCAAACCTACCCAGGAAGGAATCTATCAGCACTATAAAACCATCGCAGCCGCTTCTCCGAAGCCCATTATTCTCTATAATGTGCCCGGCCGTACCGGTCGTAACATGACTGCCGACACCACGCTGCGCCTCGCGCACGACGTGGAAAACATCGTGGCCATGAAAGAAGCTTCCGGCGATATGGCCCAGTGCATGCAGATCATCCAGGGCAAACCGAAAGATTTCCTCGTGATCAGCGGCGATGACGCGCTGGCCCTGCCTCAGCTGGCCTGCGGCATGGACGGTGTGATCTCCGTAGCGGCCAACTATTTCGCGAAAGACTTCTCAGCACTGGTTAAAACAGCACTGGAGAATAACTATCCGGCTGCCCGCACTCTGCACTACAAAATGATGCAGGGCTTTGAACTGATGTTCTCGGAAAATAATCCTTCCGGCATCAAAGCGTTCCTGGCGCACGCCGGCATCATCGGAAACTACTTCCGCCTGCCAGTGCTCCCCGCTACTGATGCGCTTTACCGTCAGATTGGTGAATACCTGAAACAGTATTAA
- a CDS encoding FecR domain-containing protein encodes MRQLPVDQTLIELYINGRCTAAQLAEVRQYLHDPAYRESLQEWLHQDWQQLSRESYAPETGAGDKYRQFLALVQPAPATPVKQLPTVRWWKVAIAAAFTGMIAFAGWRWQQSLRQRALQEQQWVQLHNEAGKRTRITLPDSSQVYLDAASSLQYNKNYGITNRNIVLEGEAYFEVKHGGAHPFSVQTGSLTTVDVGTAFNIRYRHTEPSIKVTVAEGIVNVMDPTRPQTGVLARLTQQQQLHFDKATGKTIVQTLPDAESIGAWRHGILIFRQQPLKAVAAELERHYGISIRFASQEASRGVITTILHHSTVDEALDIVAMTAGVSVKRSGKDVLIK; translated from the coding sequence ATGCGGCAACTACCCGTTGACCAAACACTTATCGAACTATATATTAACGGCCGCTGCACGGCAGCACAACTGGCCGAGGTACGGCAGTACCTGCATGATCCTGCCTACCGGGAAAGCCTGCAGGAATGGCTGCACCAGGACTGGCAGCAGCTCTCCCGTGAAAGTTATGCTCCCGAAACCGGCGCCGGCGACAAATACCGGCAATTCCTGGCGCTGGTACAGCCTGCGCCTGCCACACCTGTAAAGCAGCTACCTACCGTTCGCTGGTGGAAAGTGGCCATTGCCGCGGCATTCACCGGCATGATCGCCTTTGCCGGATGGCGCTGGCAGCAAAGTCTCCGCCAAAGGGCTTTACAGGAACAGCAGTGGGTACAGCTGCATAATGAAGCCGGCAAAAGAACCAGGATCACCTTGCCGGACAGCTCGCAGGTATACCTCGATGCCGCCAGCAGCTTGCAATACAACAAAAACTACGGTATTACCAACCGCAATATCGTCCTGGAAGGAGAAGCCTACTTTGAAGTAAAACACGGCGGCGCCCATCCTTTCAGCGTACAAACCGGAAGCCTCACTACCGTTGATGTCGGTACCGCTTTCAACATCCGGTACCGCCATACCGAACCTTCCATTAAGGTAACCGTTGCCGAAGGCATTGTAAACGTCATGGACCCTACGCGGCCACAAACGGGCGTGCTGGCACGCCTGACCCAGCAGCAACAACTGCACTTTGACAAGGCCACCGGCAAAACCATCGTTCAAACGCTGCCCGATGCCGAAAGCATCGGCGCATGGCGGCATGGCATACTGATATTCCGGCAGCAACCGCTGAAAGCCGTAGCGGCAGAGCTGGAACGGCACTATGGCATCAGCATCCGCTTTGCCAGCCAGGAAGCCTCCCGGGGAGTCATCACCACCATTCTTCATCATTCAACAGTAGACGAAGCGCTGGATATCGTTGCCATGACAGCTGGCGTCAGCGTGAAGCGATCCGGGAAAGATGTATTGATCAAATAA
- a CDS encoding acetyl-CoA carboxylase carboxyltransferase subunit alpha, translating into MQFLDFEKPIADLYEQLAKLKENGEKSGVDVSATVKEYEQKIEDTRLNIYTHLTAWQRVQLSRHPDRPYTLAYIEKMCTNFMELHGDRNVRDDKAMVGGFADLDGETVMFIGQQKGVNTKMRQLRNFGMANPEGYRKALRLMKLAERFNKPIVTLIDTPGAYPGLEAEERGQAEAIARNLFEMVKLRVPVICIIIGEGASGGALGIGIGDRVLMLENSWYTVISPENCSTILWRSWNFKEKAAEELKLTSDYMSQFGLVDGLVREPLGGAHVNPDEMAAILKTKIKETLAELKKIDPDVRIEQRIDKFSRMGFYEEH; encoded by the coding sequence ATGCAATTCCTGGATTTCGAAAAACCTATCGCGGATTTATATGAGCAGCTGGCGAAGCTGAAGGAGAATGGTGAAAAATCCGGGGTAGATGTTTCTGCTACTGTAAAGGAATACGAGCAGAAAATTGAAGACACCCGTCTCAACATCTACACCCATCTCACCGCCTGGCAGCGTGTGCAGCTCAGCCGCCATCCGGATAGGCCCTATACTTTGGCGTATATCGAAAAAATGTGCACCAATTTTATGGAACTGCACGGCGACCGGAATGTGAGAGACGACAAAGCCATGGTCGGTGGCTTTGCTGACCTGGATGGAGAAACCGTGATGTTTATCGGTCAGCAGAAAGGGGTGAACACTAAAATGCGCCAGCTCAGGAACTTTGGTATGGCCAACCCTGAAGGCTACCGCAAAGCGCTCCGCCTCATGAAACTGGCGGAAAGATTCAACAAGCCCATTGTAACCCTCATTGATACTCCCGGCGCTTATCCGGGGCTGGAAGCGGAAGAAAGAGGCCAGGCAGAGGCTATCGCCCGCAACCTCTTCGAAATGGTGAAACTCCGCGTGCCGGTTATCTGCATTATCATCGGTGAAGGCGCCTCTGGTGGCGCACTGGGCATCGGTATCGGCGACCGCGTGTTAATGCTGGAAAACAGCTGGTATACCGTTATTTCGCCGGAAAACTGCTCCACCATCCTCTGGCGTAGCTGGAACTTCAAAGAGAAAGCGGCAGAAGAGCTGAAACTCACTTCCGACTACATGAGCCAGTTTGGCCTGGTAGACGGCCTTGTCCGTGAACCGCTGGGCGGCGCCCACGTAAACCCGGACGAAATGGCCGCCATTCTGAAGACTAAAATCAAAGAAACACTGGCTGAACTGAAGAAAATAGATCCTGATGTACGCATAGAACAGCGTATTGACAAGTTCTCCCGCATGGGTTTTTACGAAGAACACTAA
- a CDS encoding SpaA isopeptide-forming pilin-related protein translates to MRNKFFVLSACCLLCSGVLLRAQEPVPVFPAATFNSQQADEMLNNGTATLRGVVKKKQRNPDNTYLGIVVTLFPCTPYFNEWYELQKKNKKGKSIAMMSPQAYSYRIVTKASDKDGTFEFRNLKPGKYYLQTMVRQGKMKEMWNQVGTATSVGYNVYGQAVTSYSRPIYEDFKLFYETNDLVKDFVEITSEGQTVNVKL, encoded by the coding sequence ATGAGAAACAAATTTTTTGTACTGTCGGCCTGCTGCCTGCTCTGCTCCGGCGTTCTTCTCCGCGCACAGGAACCTGTACCCGTTTTCCCTGCTGCTACCTTTAACAGCCAGCAGGCAGATGAGATGCTGAATAATGGTACCGCCACGTTGCGTGGTGTTGTCAAAAAGAAACAACGAAACCCCGACAACACCTACCTGGGTATTGTGGTAACGCTTTTCCCCTGTACGCCTTATTTTAACGAATGGTATGAGCTGCAAAAAAAGAACAAAAAAGGGAAATCTATAGCCATGATGTCTCCGCAAGCCTACTCCTATCGCATAGTTACCAAAGCCTCTGATAAGGACGGCACGTTTGAATTCCGGAACTTAAAACCCGGGAAATACTACCTGCAGACCATGGTACGCCAGGGAAAAATGAAAGAGATGTGGAACCAGGTGGGCACCGCCACCTCCGTTGGCTATAACGTCTACGGGCAAGCCGTTACCTCCTACTCCCGGCCTATCTACGAAGATTTTAAGTTGTTCTACGAAACCAATGACCTTGTAAAAGACTTTGTGGAAATTACTTCAGAAGGTCAGACTGTAAACGTTAAGCTTTAA